A stretch of DNA from Actinomycetota bacterium:
CGCCGCGGTCTCCCCGGCGGGACCGCCGCACCGCCCGACCCGTGCGACACGTTTCGCCGCCCGCCTGCCTTCGTCCCCTTCGCGGGCGCCACGTCCCGCCCGTAAAGATTTTTATCAGATCGCGAACGTTTATGAAATACGCTCCGGTCTCTCGAGAGCCAGAAGCGCCACCGGGAGCGCGAAAAGGACCGCGCCCCGCCGGCTCCCTTCCCGCCCGCCGCCTCCCGAGGAGCCCCTCGTCCTTCCCCCTGCCGAGGCTTCGGCCGTCATCACGCCGCACGGCGCGAGTGCGCCCGCCCCCCTGCATCCCGTTCCCGCAGGCGCCGCAGCCGTATATCCCCCGGCACGGCCCGTCGGCCTCGGTCCTGAAAAAAGGGGCGGGGTCACCCCCCGCCCCTTCGTGTTCTTGTCCGCCTCACGCGAAGGCCTCGGGTATCTCCTTGAGCTGGGCATAGGAGAACACCGGCCCGTCCTTGCACACGTAGAGATGGCCGACGTTGCAGCGTCCGCACTTGCCGATACCGCACTTCATACGGTTCTCCAGGGTGGTGTATACCTGATCGGGGGTGAAGCCCAGCTTTTCCAGGTTCTGGAGCACGAACTTGATCATGATGGGCGGCCCACAGGTGACGGCGATGGTGTTCTCGGGCGAGGGCGCCACCTCCAGCAGGAGCTGGGGGACGAAGCCCACGAAGTGGGGCCACTCCTCCTCCTCCACGTCGATGGAGAGGTGGCAGGCGCACTCGCCCTCCTCCAGGATCTCCTTGAACTCGTCCTTGAAGCAGTGGTCGGCCGAGGTGCGGGCGCCGTAGATGAGCTGCAGCTCGCCGTAGTCACCGCGGTTGTCGCGGATCCACTGGATCACCGGGCGCAGGGGCGCCTGGCCTATGCCGCCGCCGATGGTCACCACGTTCTTCCCCTTCCAGTCCTCGAGGGGGAAGTTGTTTCCCAGGGGCCCGCGCACGAAGAAGGTGTCTCCCGCCTCCAGCTCGTGCAGGGCGGAGGTGTTCTTGCCCGCCTTCATGATGCTGAAGCGCAGGTACCCTTTCTCCGTGGGCGAGGAGGAGATGCAGAACATGGACTCCCCCACCCCCGGGATGCCCACCATGGCGCACTGCCCGGGCAGGTGGCTCCAGGTGTCCCAGACCTTCTCGTCGGTGAAGGTCACCTTGAAGGTCTTGATGCAGCGGTCACCCGGCGCCTCGTACCAGGTGTCCAGGATCTTTACCTCATGGGGAATGTAGGGGTTCTTCATTGGGCATCCACCACCTGATCGAGTATGTCCAGGATGTCGATGTTCACCGGGCAGAGGTTGATGCAGCGGCCGCATCCCACGCAGGCGATGACGCCGAAGCGGTTGGGATAGTAGGAGTACTTGTGGTTGATGCGGTTGCGCGTCCTCTCCCTGCGCGTGGGGCGAGGGTTGTGACCCGAGGCGTGCAGGGTGTACTCCTCGAACATGCAGGAGTCCCACATGCGGCAGCGCCGTCCCTCTCCCCCCTCGTCCACCTCGTCCTGGATGTCGAAGCAGTGGCAGGTGGGGCAGAGGAAAGTGCAGATACCGCAGCCCAGGCAGGCCGCCGACACTCTCTTCCAGAGCTCGTTCTCCCACAGCCCCGGGAGCTTCTCCGGGATGCCCGCCGTGGATATGGAGCGGCGAATCCTGCCCTCGGACTCCCTGGCCATCTCCTCGGCCTTCTTCTCGTCGCCGGCGGGGGCCTCCTCGAGCTGCGAGGAAAGGGTCTCCGCCAGCTTCTCTCCCTTTTCGGTGAGGGACTGCACCAGGTAATAGTCGCCCATGTCGGTGAGGAGCATGTCCAGTCCCTCCGTCCCGAAGGGGCTTCCCTGCAGCGAGGTGCAGAAGCAGTTCACCGAGGGGGGTTCCACGCAGGCCATCCCCACCAGGGTGGTCAGCTCGCGCCGCTTTAGGTAATAAGGGTCGTCGAAGTCCCAGGAGAAGAGCTTGTCCACGATGGCCATGGCCCTGGCGTCGCAGGGACGCAGACCGAAGATCACCGTGGTGCCCTCCTCCTCCACGTTCTTCTCCTTGAGCTCGGGACTGCCCACCATAAAGCGGAAGAGGGTCTCCGTCTGGGGGAAGGCGAACTTCTTGGGGGGCACGGTGGAGTTCCCGTAATCCAGGAAGGCCTCCTGCGGGTCCCCTATCTGCTTGAACACGACGACCTCGTCGGACTTGGCGGGCGCGACGAGGCGGAACTTGGAGAGCTCCCCGAGGACCTCTCCCATTTTTTCCTTGCTCAGCTTCTTCAATGCCATGGCACCCACCTCTTAGAGTATGAAGTCCTCACGGTCGTCCACCTTGAAGGTCGAGAGCAGCGGCGGGTTCTCTACGCTGGTGCCCGGCTCGTAATCGTAGAGCTCCTCCACGTCCTTGTAGAACTTGCGGTTGAGCTCCATGAGCGGGATGTCCACGGGACACACCCGCTGGCACTCGCCGCACTGGATGCAGCGTCCCGCCAGGTGGTAGGCCCGGGAGACGTGGTAGGCCGTGTTCTCGCTGATGTCCACGCTGCGCCTCATCCACTGCGGCTGCAGCCGGTCCAGCACGCAGTCCTCGCAGTAGCACATGGGGCAGACGTTGCGGCAGGAATAGCAGCGGATGCAGCGGGAGAACTTCTCCTCCCAGTACGCCCATTTCTCCGCCGCCGCCCGCTTCTCCAGCTCGGCGATGTCGGAGTAGTCGTCGTCGGCGAAACGCTCCACCGCCTCGTCCAGCAGCTCGTCGTAGACCAGGGGGGTGGGATAGCGGCAGCGCAGGCACTTGTCCGCCACCAGCTCCTCCCTGGGCACCTCCTCCTTGCTGCCGTTGAAGGAGAGCACGAACCTGTCCCCCTCCAGGGCGATCTCACCCCGCTGCAGCACGCCGGGGAACTTGGCCTCCACCTTGGCCATGTCCACCACCCCGGTGCAGGGGATCCCCAGGACCAGGATGCGGTCACGGTCGTAGGCCTTCTCCTCCATCTGCTGCACCAGGGCGCGGGAGTCGCAGCCCTTGACCATCACCGCCACCTTGCGCAGGTCCGGCTCCTGGCCGCGGGGGACGGGCAACTTCTCCTCCAGGGTGATGTAGGTGGCGAGGTTGTTCACGCAGGCGGGCGTGAAGATGAGCTCGTCCGCTTCGTCCGGGCCCTGGACGAAGGCGGGGCGCGCCCGGAAGCCGTAGGTGCCGGGACGGTACCCGATGAGCAGCCTCACGTCGTCCCTGGAGACAACCTCCTTGGCCTTTTCTCTCAGCTTGTTTACGTCTACCAATTTAACTGCCTCCGTTTGAACTGATCCATGGGCCCGACTTCCTTCACGCCGTTGACGACCTCTTCGATGACCTCCTTCCACTTGGCGCCCTCGGAGGCCGAGACCCAGCTCATGCGCACCCTCTGGGGCTCGACGCCCAGGTATTCGAGGAAGTTGCGCATGAGGTTGAAGCGGCGCCGCGCGTAGTAGTTGCCCTGCATGTAGTGGCAGTCGCCGGGGTGGCATCCGGAGATGAGCACCCCGTCCGCGCCCTGCTGCAGGGCGTTCATCACGAAGAGGGGATTGACCCTGCCCGAGCACATGACCCTGATCACCCGCACGTTGGACGGGTACTGGATGCGCGAGGTGCCGGCCAGGTCGGCCCCGGCGTAGGAGCACCAGTTGCACAGGAAGGCCACGATGTTGGGCTCGAAATCCGTCTTCTCAGCCATGACCTACTTCACCCCCAGGGCCTGTATCTGCGGCAGCAACTGCA
This window harbors:
- a CDS encoding FAD/NAD(P)-binding protein, with the protein product MKNPYIPHEVKILDTWYEAPGDRCIKTFKVTFTDEKVWDTWSHLPGQCAMVGIPGVGESMFCISSSPTEKGYLRFSIMKAGKNTSALHELEAGDTFFVRGPLGNNFPLEDWKGKNVVTIGGGIGQAPLRPVIQWIRDNRGDYGELQLIYGARTSADHCFKDEFKEILEEGECACHLSIDVEEEEWPHFVGFVPQLLLEVAPSPENTIAVTCGPPIMIKFVLQNLEKLGFTPDQVYTTLENRMKCGIGKCGRCNVGHLYVCKDGPVFSYAQLKEIPEAFA
- a CDS encoding 4Fe-4S dicluster domain-containing protein, with product MALKKLSKEKMGEVLGELSKFRLVAPAKSDEVVVFKQIGDPQEAFLDYGNSTVPPKKFAFPQTETLFRFMVGSPELKEKNVEEEGTTVIFGLRPCDARAMAIVDKLFSWDFDDPYYLKRRELTTLVGMACVEPPSVNCFCTSLQGSPFGTEGLDMLLTDMGDYYLVQSLTEKGEKLAETLSSQLEEAPAGDEKKAEEMARESEGRIRRSISTAGIPEKLPGLWENELWKRVSAACLGCGICTFLCPTCHCFDIQDEVDEGGEGRRCRMWDSCMFEEYTLHASGHNPRPTRRERTRNRINHKYSYYPNRFGVIACVGCGRCINLCPVNIDILDILDQVVDAQ
- a CDS encoding 4Fe-4S dicluster domain-containing protein — translated: MVDVNKLREKAKEVVSRDDVRLLIGYRPGTYGFRARPAFVQGPDEADELIFTPACVNNLATYITLEEKLPVPRGQEPDLRKVAVMVKGCDSRALVQQMEEKAYDRDRILVLGIPCTGVVDMAKVEAKFPGVLQRGEIALEGDRFVLSFNGSKEEVPREELVADKCLRCRYPTPLVYDELLDEAVERFADDDYSDIAELEKRAAAEKWAYWEEKFSRCIRCYSCRNVCPMCYCEDCVLDRLQPQWMRRSVDISENTAYHVSRAYHLAGRCIQCGECQRVCPVDIPLMELNRKFYKDVEELYDYEPGTSVENPPLLSTFKVDDREDFIL
- a CDS encoding hydrogenase iron-sulfur subunit, whose protein sequence is MAEKTDFEPNIVAFLCNWCSYAGADLAGTSRIQYPSNVRVIRVMCSGRVNPLFVMNALQQGADGVLISGCHPGDCHYMQGNYYARRRFNLMRNFLEYLGVEPQRVRMSWVSASEGAKWKEVIEEVVNGVKEVGPMDQFKRRQLNW